Below is a window of Myxococcota bacterium DNA.
CGAACAGCGGCAAGCGGAAATACTCGAGGGATTCGAACGGTGCGTACTTCGCGACGGAATCGCGCACACGACGATGACCGCCATCGCGAAGGAGATCGGCTGCCAGCGGACGCTCATCAACCACTACTTCGGTGGCACGGACGAGCTGGTTCGTGCCCTCGTCGAGAAACTCACGGAGGACCAGCGGAGGGAGTTTCGTGAGTTCTCGTCCGCTTCGAAGAAGACCGGCGCTGCGCTGATGGTCGACTACCTGTTCCGACGACTGCCGAAGGGAGGCAACGCGCTCGTTCGTGCGCTGCGTGCGGACGGAGGAAGTTCGGCGAACGAGAGCCTCGCGAAGATGTACCAGGATTCTGCGAGGCTGCTCGGCACGTTCCTGCAGAGAGAGATCCCAGGAGCGACTCCGGCGCGATGCCGAGCGACCGCGACGTCGATCGTCTGTCTGGCGATGAGTCGATTCCAGCTCTCGGCCCTCGGCGTACGCGACCGCGAGCTCGCGGGCCTCCGAGCGTCGGCAGAGACGCTGATCGACGCGCTCGAAAGCGGGTGAGCCAGGTTCCTCGCCGCGCGAGCGGTGCCCCGAGCCAGGCCCGGGCAAGACCGAATGTGACCAGATTCAATAAGGTGTGCTTCAGCGAGGTCGGCTCGCAAATACTTCGAACTGGCATTTCGCGCTCACCGCCGGGTTGATGCCCGTCCTCGCGCCCAGTGCGCGCGTCGTGGCGTTGAGCTCCGCGGCGCACCTGCGCGGCTCGGTCGACCTCGACGACCTCAACTGGAAGACGCGCGACTACGATCCCAACCTCGCCTACGCACAGTCGAAGACCGCAAATATTTGGTTCGCATCTGAGCTGCAGCGCCGACACCCGAAGCGCCTGCTATCGCTGTCGGTGCATCCCGGCGTGATCCAGACCGACCTCGCGCGGCATCTACCCGCCGCCATCGCCGAAGGGATGCGCGAGGGATTCGAGAGCGCGGGCGTGCAGATCAAGAATGTCCCTCAGGGCGCCGCCACCTCCGTCTGGGCGGCCACGGCCGCCGAGTTCGCCGATCACGGCGGCGCCTATCCACTCGACTGTCAGATCGCGACCCCCACCAGCGAAGAGAACCCGAGGGTCGGCTACGCGCCCTGGGCGTACGATCGCGAAGGCGCGGAGCGTCTCTGGGCCGAATCCGAGGCGCTCACCGGCGTGCGCTTCGACTAGCGCGATTGGCGGTGCCGCGTCCCTGGGGGAGCAGGACGCCGCGGTAGAGCGGGTTGGCGAGCTCGCGCTCGCGGCGGGACGACGCTGTTCACCGAGGCGGGCGAGCTCATCGCCCTCGCGAGTCTCTGAGCAGTTCGACCGCGCAACTCCCGAACAGCCTAGCAGGCCTCGAGCCACGATCCGGTCAACGCGGAACCAGCGTCAAGTGGCCGAGGTGGTCGACTTCAAACAGTGGGGCCGCTCTACGTCGGCGCCCGGCCGTCGCGATCGATCGCGGCCGTGCGGGGCCGTCGATACACGGCCCCGACGACACCGCAAGCTGTCGTCTTTCTTCAGACGTTGAGCCCGCCAACTCGCTGCATCGGTTAGCGAATCGCGATGGAGAGAGCTTTACGAGCCGGAGGCGAGCCTCAGGTTCCCACTTTCAGGCTCAGCTCCGGGAATCGCGCAAGTACTGGCACGCCGGGAGGGATTCGAACCCCCGACCCTCAGGTTCGAAGAATCACGCGACCTCAAGAAGAAACGGTGACTTGCGCTCTCGGGCCGGCACAGCGCGGCACACGGCGGCACCGAGCGGCAGGAATCACGGCCCCACGGCCCTGGGCGGCCCCTGCCCAGGACCCGTGTTGGCCCGGTGGTAGCTTGGGGCCTGCGGACGATCTCCACCAGCGCCGGCACCTCAGCCGCCGGCTAGAGGCAACCGAAGAGCCCGCCTCGCTCACGGACTTCTTGCAGAGAGAGGGGCTTCGCCAGCGAGAAGTCCGAGGAAAACTTGACGCTTGTCACGCCTTTGGGCGGCACACCCGTGATGCGCGGTACCGAAGACGCATCGAAGAATTCCAGTGACTGGCGAGCGAACTCGATACTGAAGGCAGTCGACTGCAACGAGCGATAGTCGCGCCCGAGCGATGCAAGGAACACCGAATCGAGGCGCGTAGTCAGTTCCGGATCTCCAGAGGCGTGGGCCGCAAGCGACCCCCACAAATCGCGAAGACTGAGCCCTCCGACAGCTCGCCTCAGCCGAATCGAAGCGAAAACTACGCTCTCGCCCTGTACAGGGCTCGTCTGCTCGTGGCTTACAACGTGACGTCGGCCCGAGCCTTGGGTGCTCTTCACCTCAATGCACGACCACCCTCGCGAGAAGTCGTACCTCTCATCAGTGTCAGAGTGCCACGCGCGAAGCAACTCGCGTGGATCCGCCGACTCGGCGATGAGGAACATCTCAGCCCAAAGCCCAGAAGCGGACCGGCTTCCACCCGCTGTCGCAGTGCGAAACAGTTCGACCAACCGCGAGAAGCTCTCGGCAAGTTCGCCTCCAGTGGGCCGGGCAGGGAGCGGCGAGAGCGTCGACGCAATCACCCGGAAGAAGACGTCGACGACGGGAGAGCTTGGCTCCAAGCAGGTAACGAGAGAAAACCGTCCAGTCCTCGACGACTCGCTCGAGGAATTGATCGAGCACCGCCTTGAGTGAACGATCGATAGATTCGGAAGAGAGACCGATAGCTGCGGATGAGACGAACTCGAGGATGGGACCAGGAGAACAGCGTTCCCGCAAGCGTCTCTAGCGACGTGCCAGTCTTCGCGGTCAGCCAGCTCGTTGCCAACCATGTCGCCGTCGCCCGCATCTGGCGGGAGAGCAGTGAAACAGTCGACCAGCGAACCCGGTTGACCAAGCGACGGGTTACTGGTCTTGGACGAGGACATCCGCGACCACTTCGTCCGAAAGCCAGAAAACGGGAGCCAGCACGTCCTCGCAAACTATGGTGGATGCATCATCTCTCACCGGTCCATCTGTCAGAGTCAAGAGATGAAGCTGCAACGTAACGTTCGTGTCCCGCATGCTCCGGTCGCCACCGTAGACTGCGCTATCCCTATGGGCGCCCTGGAGTAGGCGAACGATCTTGTCATTCCGAACCTGCCGTCGAGCCCGAAAATTCGGCCTCATCCGATAGATTGCGCACATCTCTCCTTCATGCTCGCTGAGCCATCGGTCCAGCATGACCAACGCGGCTGTGTACTTCCTGCTGTCTTCCGCATCGGACACACGAATGTCAACGAGAAGATCGCTATAGACCTCGGCAAGTCGCATATAGGCGACGTCGTGAAGGTGATCATCCCTACGACCCGGGTGCCCTTCGACCTGCTCGAACCTATCGGCGTTCGACAGCATGAAGCTACGAGCCGATTCTCTATTCGCGTCGACCTCTCCCCGATGCGGGCTATTCAAAATGCACCACCCGTCTCGGAACAAGGGCCGCGCATAGTCAACGTCGATAACGTTCGCGCGGGTCGGCTGTAGCCGCCTGTCCAGCAGAAACGCTCGGCGCAAATCCCTTAGCGACTGACCACTTTCGACATGCGCCGCAAGCCGGCCACGCACGTCGTCCTCGTGCACGACATACCGCTGGTACGCCCGAATGACATCAGTGTCCAGGAATACGCGACAGAATCCCAAGTACGGGCGCTTGTAGCCGAAGAACCGTGCTCTCTGTTGGATCGTATCAGCGTTCCAGACTCCGGGCCCGCGCGGCATGTAGGTGACGGTAAGACCCTCGATCGTAAAACCCCGGTCGAGCACTTGGCCCCCGACCAGAATCCACGAGTACTCACGATTCCATTTGATCTCGCGATTGGCCTGGCGGAGGGAGTTGACCAGTCTGAGTTCAGTGTTCGAAATCGCAGAAAGCAAGTGAACTTGAAGCTCTTCGAACGTCTCGAGGTCTTCGACGGTCCGCGACAACTCTGCGTGCGCCCGGCGAAACTCCTCCTCGAGTTCCGCACGAGCCGAGTCACCAGGTGGCAGATCGAGGATATCGGCCCAGAGACGCGTGATCGCCTGCACCCATCCATAGAACTGCGTGTGGTCGCCAGTGTCCTTGGACGGGTGGATCATCATGGAGCGGTTCTTCGGCTTTTCGTCTCGGCGGAGCCGGCCGGAAGCGACCCCCAGAAAAAACACCTGCATGGCTCGTTCAAGCGAATCCGGCGGGTCGACAAGGGGGTTGGCTGCGCTGGGGATGTCGGCGGGGGGGATTCCTGCGACTAGTGGAGAACCGTCCGCAAAGAACTCTGGACCGCCCACGTAATCTGAGCCGGGTTCCAACAGGTGCGCGAATTCCGGAGAAAGCACGTCAATCAGGTTGATCAGAAGCACCGCTTGTGGCGTCGCCGTGTATTGAAGGAACGTGTGTCGAGGAAGGAGGGCTCGAACTAGGTTGATGTTCAGATACGTTGTGCTGAGTTCGCCGCGTCTCACCAGTGTGTTAAGGCTAGCTTGGTCGGCCTCGTCGTCGATGATCAACGACGGCACTTGACCGATCGCGGCTTCAAGCCGCTCAAGTACCAAGAAGAGATTCTCGAGCCGCCTGTGGTTCTTGAGTACCGTGACCAAAACGGTCCGGCGGTCCTGCTTTGGCACCGATTCCATTTTCCACTGAGCGAGAACATCCCGTATCCGGGTTGCATCTTCCGGCTCGGGATTGTGTATGTGGTACCAGCTCGGAAAAGTCGATTCCTCGATTCCGAGATCTTGCGTGAGACGCTCCTGCGATTGGTCCGCGAGCTTCGTCGTCGTTCCTGCAATGACGATGACCAGCTGAAAGTCATTGTCGGCGGCCATCGCGGCGACGGTCGTGAACGACAGCGTTTTCCCGCTTTGGACGTAACCCACGACCAGGCCAGTAGCACCCTCGGAGTCCGCACTTGGGGAGTTGCACTGGCTGAGAATCTCTTGCGCTGCGACCAGGGTGGCGTTCTGGGCGCCGGGATCATCTCCGAGCTTTCGCCTGACGACGCCGTGGGACAGCGGTCCAGCGCTTGGCTCCCATGAACGCTCACCGGCCGCAACAACGCGAATGACCTCGTCTTGAGACATCCTGCCCCCTCAGCTCTTGGATAGTGCGAGTTCGAGAATCCGACTTAGCTTGATGCGTACAGCCGGGGCGCGTTTCGCTCCACCGTCCCGAGCAACCTTTTCTGCAAGTCCCAACCCTGCGGCGATCCTCACGAGGGGCTCGAGCTTTACGGCATCGGAGGCTCCGAAGCGCTCTGTAAATGGGTGCGTCAATGCCATTCGCAGGTGCAACGCCTCGCGCCCGTCTGATGATTCTGCATCGCTCACTTCGAGCCAGCTTCCAACAGCGGGATCATCAACGAGTTCGAGCGTCACCTTCCATCGGCGCTCTTCGAAGTCGATATCGAAATCCCTTGATGTCGAGAACTCGGCCGGCTGCAAAGCCTCAGGAGGTGACGCCTCGTCGGGTGCTTCCTCCGATGCAGCAAGCAGAGCTTCTTCTCCGTGCTGCTTGAGCGCCTCCTCGGTCTTCGAGACTGACGTGGCGGCCGCTCTCTGACGGTCTTTGCGGGTGGGGCGGACTCGATAGTTTCGTGCCTGGGAGAGTAGGTCAAGCGCGTCGGTCGAGATTGCCTCGCGCAGAAGCTCAAGAAACGGCTCTTCGTTGTCGTCCCATTGAAAGCCATCCTTCGTGTGAGAGACGTCAAACCCTTCTAGGTGCAGCTCGCCGAAGATTCGCTGGTACTCAAAGTCGTTGGCGTTCCCGAAGATCTGCTTCGGTCGATACTTTTCGTCCCCGCTCCCGACAATCAATCTATTCCGGCGAAACAGTGAGAACCCGGCGTATCTCGTGCTTCCTGTCTTTCGGAGGGCTACGAAACCTCGGGCGCTAAGACCATCGCCGAAATCAAACTCCTCAAGGTTGTAGCGCCATTCCAGCGCTTCTCCGGATGCTTCATGCGCTGGCGAGAACTTTGGTGCCACCAAGACTTCCGGCTCCTCGTACTGGATGTCTTCGCCTCGAACGACCAGCTTAAGAGTTCCTGCTCTGAGAAAAACACGGTAGATGTCCGCTAGGTGCTCCTTGATTTTCGAAACTGTCTTGCCGACCGGTGTGTAATTGAGGTCGAGGAGCTCGATCTCAGTGAAGTGGGAATCCGGATCGCATGGTGTGGCTTCGACTTCGAGCTCTTCCAGCCGGTCATTCACGATCTTGTCGATCTCGAACTCGACGCGACGAGCGAACGGCTCACCGAGCGCGCTGGTTCGCACCGACCATCGCGCCGCGAACCAGCACGCGGCGCTCTTCATTCCCATCCCGAACTCAGACAAACCCTCTCTATCGAGAGGAACCTCTGCCGGGCGAAACGCCCTCGGGAAATCTGCCAGTGGTATTCCCGCTGCGTTGTCACGAATCACGATACGTCCTGGCTCGCTCGCCTCTATGTCGATCTCAACTCGGGTCTTGTACAACGGACCCTCGAGGGCCTGGAGCTTCTTGTCGGAGGCGATTGCGCTCTGGAGGGAGTTGTCGACGAACTCGGCCAGCGCGAACCAAGGCTTGTAGTTGAGGTGCTGGAGCACCGAGAGCACCGCGACTCCCGGTCGAATGTTCACGCTGCTTGATTCAGAGACGTCCATGATCGCTTTCGAGGTCCTAGCGGACCGCTGTAGAACAATTTTCACCTTGGCGTATCTGCGTCGCTCACCGATCCCAGTCAACGGGCCAGGGATCGGTTCTGCTACCCTGCTCCTGGGTGAGCTAGTTACGATCATAATTCATGGTGGCGCAGAATTGGGTAAGCGGTCGACACCGCGGGTCGAACCCCAGCTAGGTGTCTTGTCGGTCTTTTCTGGGATAGGCGGCCTGGACCTCGGATTGGAAAAAGCCGGGTTCAGAACGCTCGCGTGTATCGAGAACGGGGAGTTCGCGCGGCGGTCGATTCTCCAAAGCCCGCTAAAGCTCCCGTTGCTCGACCAGGGCGACGTCACGAAGGTGGTGGAATCCATTTCTCCACATCATTTTGGGCTTCGGGAAAGGGAACTCGCTGTGTTGGCTGGCGGCCCGCCTTGCCAGCCCTTCTCCAAGGCCGCTCAGTGGACGTCGACGGGTCGACAAGGCGCGGATGACCAGCGCGCCGCTTGCTTCGAGAGCTTTCTTGACCTGGCAGAGACATTCTTGCCACGCGCGGTTCTCATCGAGAACGTGCAAGGATTCGTTCAGGGCCGAGAGTCCGCGCTTCCCCAGCTTGCATCTCGTTTGAGACGCATCAACGAGGCGCACGGAACGCGCTATGAGCCTCACTGCCGAATTGTCAATGCGGCCGACTTCGGTGTTCCTCAACGAAGGTATCGAGCAATCGTCGTGGCATTCAGAGATGGAGAGGCCTGGAAGTGGCCGAAGCCCACCCACGCGACCAATCCTGTTCGTGCGTGGGATGCGATTGGGCACCTGCGGCTGAAGGACGACGAGTACCTTCCACTACGGGGCAAGTACAAAACCTTGCTGCCATCAATTCCAGAGGGTGCCAACTACTTGCACTTCACCGAACGGGGACGGGGCAGGTACAACCTATTTGGCTACCGAACCAGGTACTGGTCCTTCTTGCTAAAGCTTGCGAAGAACCAACCAGCCTGGACCATTGCCGCAAGCC
It encodes the following:
- a CDS encoding TetR/AcrR family transcriptional regulator; translation: MGRPSLAEQRQAEILEGFERCVLRDGIAHTTMTAIAKEIGCQRTLINHYFGGTDELVRALVEKLTEDQRREFREFSSASKKTGAALMVDYLFRRLPKGGNALVRALRADGGSSANESLAKMYQDSARLLGTFLQREIPGATPARCRATATSIVCLAMSRFQLSALGVRDRELAGLRASAETLIDALESG
- a CDS encoding Z1 domain-containing protein, with product MSQDEVIRVVAAGERSWEPSAGPLSHGVVRRKLGDDPGAQNATLVAAQEILSQCNSPSADSEGATGLVVGYVQSGKTLSFTTVAAMAADNDFQLVIVIAGTTTKLADQSQERLTQDLGIEESTFPSWYHIHNPEPEDATRIRDVLAQWKMESVPKQDRRTVLVTVLKNHRRLENLFLVLERLEAAIGQVPSLIIDDEADQASLNTLVRRGELSTTYLNINLVRALLPRHTFLQYTATPQAVLLINLIDVLSPEFAHLLEPGSDYVGGPEFFADGSPLVAGIPPADIPSAANPLVDPPDSLERAMQVFFLGVASGRLRRDEKPKNRSMMIHPSKDTGDHTQFYGWVQAITRLWADILDLPPGDSARAELEEEFRRAHAELSRTVEDLETFEELQVHLLSAISNTELRLVNSLRQANREIKWNREYSWILVGGQVLDRGFTIEGLTVTYMPRGPGVWNADTIQQRARFFGYKRPYLGFCRVFLDTDVIRAYQRYVVHEDDVRGRLAAHVESGQSLRDLRRAFLLDRRLQPTRANVIDVDYARPLFRDGWCILNSPHRGEVDANRESARSFMLSNADRFEQVEGHPGRRDDHLHDVAYMRLAEVYSDLLVDIRVSDAEDSRKYTAALVMLDRWLSEHEGEMCAIYRMRPNFRARRQVRNDKIVRLLQGAHRDSAVYGGDRSMRDTNVTLQLHLLTLTDGPVRDDASTIVCEDVLAPVFWLSDEVVADVLVQDQ
- a CDS encoding ATP-binding protein, producing the protein MDVSESSSVNIRPGVAVLSVLQHLNYKPWFALAEFVDNSLQSAIASDKKLQALEGPLYKTRVEIDIEASEPGRIVIRDNAAGIPLADFPRAFRPAEVPLDREGLSEFGMGMKSAACWFAARWSVRTSALGEPFARRVEFEIDKIVNDRLEELEVEATPCDPDSHFTEIELLDLNYTPVGKTVSKIKEHLADIYRVFLRAGTLKLVVRGEDIQYEEPEVLVAPKFSPAHEASGEALEWRYNLEEFDFGDGLSARGFVALRKTGSTRYAGFSLFRRNRLIVGSGDEKYRPKQIFGNANDFEYQRIFGELHLEGFDVSHTKDGFQWDDNEEPFLELLREAISTDALDLLSQARNYRVRPTRKDRQRAAATSVSKTEEALKQHGEEALLAASEEAPDEASPPEALQPAEFSTSRDFDIDFEERRWKVTLELVDDPAVGSWLEVSDAESSDGREALHLRMALTHPFTERFGASDAVKLEPLVRIAAGLGLAEKVARDGGAKRAPAVRIKLSRILELALSKS